One genomic region from Rosa rugosa chromosome 1, drRosRugo1.1, whole genome shotgun sequence encodes:
- the LOC133743978 gene encoding GDSL esterase/lipase At2g42990-like produces MACIYVPWLLLTQILLQVAKHEAKVPAIIVFGDSSVDSGNNNQISTPLKSNFKPYGRDFAGGQPTGRFSNGRVPPDLISEAFGLKPSVPAYLDPKFGISDFVTGVCFASAGTGYDNATSDVLNVIPLWKEVEYYKEYQSKLRAYVGHHKAREILTEALYLISLGTNDFLENYYTIPRRRAQFTVQQYQDFLVELAENFLREIYSLGVRKISLTGAPPMGCLPLERATNFMNNHDCVEEYNNVAVEFNGKLINMVAKLNQELPGYKILFTAKVYQLFYQIIRSPSSYGFDVAEVACCSTGTFEMSYLCNEDNPFTCTDASKYIFWDAFHPTDKTNQIIANYLIPDLLKLFN; encoded by the exons ATGGCATGCATATACGTTCCATGGCTCTTGTTGACACAAATTCTACTACAAGTAGCAAAACATGAGGCCAAGGTTCCAGCCATTATTGTGTTTGGAGACTCGTCTGTGGATTCAGGAAACAACAACCAGATTTCGACACCCTTGAAGAGCAATTTCAAGCCATATGGGCGCGATTTTGCTGGCGGTCAACCCACAGGAAGGTTCTCCAATGGTCGTGTTCCTCCGGATCTCATCTCTGAGGCTTTCGGGCTGAAACCCTCTGTTCCTGCTTACTTGGATCCCAAGTTTGGGATTTCGGATTTTGTCACTGGTGTTTGCTTTGCTTCTGCTGGAACCGGCTATGACAATGCTACTTCTGATGTACTG AATGTTATACCTCTGTGGAAAGAAGTGGAGTACTACAAGGAGTACCAAAGCAAATTGAGAGCCTATGTTGGCCATCACAAGGCAAGAGAAATTTTGACAGAGGCTTTGTACTTGATAAGCTTGGGAACCAATGACTTCCTTGAGAACTACTACACGATTCCTCGCCGGCGAGCCCAATTCACAGTCCAGCAGTACCAGGATTTCCTGGTGGAACTTGCTGAAAATTTCCTGAGGGAAATTTACAGTCTTGGAGTCAGAAAAATTTCCTTAACTGGGGCACCTCCTATGGGGTGCTTGCCCTTAGAGAGGGCCACAAATTTCATGAATAATCATGATTGTGTGGAGGAATATAACAACGTGGCTGTGGAATTTAATGGGAAGTTGATCAACATGGTAGCAAAACTAAATCAGGAGCTTCCAGGCTATAAAATTCTATTTACAGCAAAAGTATATCAGCTCTTCTATCAAATCATTAGAAGCCCTTCTTCATATG GATTTGATGTTGCTGAAGTGGCATGTTGTTCTACTGGGACATTTGAGATGAGTTACCTCTGCAACGAGGATAATCCATTTACATGCACAGATGCAAGTAAGTATATATTTTGGGATGCCTTTCATCCTACAGACAAAACAAATCAGATAATAGCTAACTATTTGATTCCAGATCTTCTAAAATTgttcaattga